A DNA window from Helianthus annuus cultivar XRQ/B chromosome 15, HanXRQr2.0-SUNRISE, whole genome shotgun sequence contains the following coding sequences:
- the LOC110912504 gene encoding protein FAR1-RELATED SEQUENCE 5-like, with protein sequence MMSTTVDGVRICPTTGNQYYTPIVPDSSKPVVGMHFQSIDSAFNFYKKYAKLSGFEARKHTQSSKNGVVIRKYFVCAKEGSATSCAVDTVNDSVGADKKLNDRRRRPSKRTGCKAHIRMSLTPKNTYRISHVFEEHNHSFVDEEDYHLLASARKLTFTEEQLLSDFSEMNIGPVRAFNLMRKIRGGFDKVGVTSTDCKNFKRDINLFIGEFDVDMAVQRLMKKKLYLPNFSCEFYCDEKGALAGLFWADEEMKLNYEVFGDVMSFDATFRTNRYDLVFVPFTGIDNHHHNVTFAGSLLASETAESYKWLLQSFLKAFGVAPKVVVTDQDAAMKIAIRDVFPDTRHRLCMWHIMIKVSEKVGTELS encoded by the exons ATGATGTCTACTACTGTCGATG GAGTTCGTATCTGTCCAACTACTGGTAATCAGTATTATACTCCTATTGTTCCAGATTCTTCCAAACCTGTAGTTGGTATGCATTTCCAGTCAATTGATTCTGCCTTTAATTTCTATAAGAAGTATGCTAAGTTATCTGGGTTTGAGGCTCGAAAGCATACTCAATCTTCAAAAAATGGTGTTGTGATTAGAAAGTACTTTGTTTGTGCGAAAGAGGGTTCAGCGACATCCTGTGCTGTTGACACGGTAAATGATAGTGTTGGTGCTGATAAAAAGTTAAATGACCGAAGGAGGAGACCTTCTAAACGTACCGGATGTAAGGCACACATCCGTATGTCTTTAACTCCAAAAAATACTTATAGAATTTCTCATGTATTTGAGGAGCATAATCATTCTTTTGTTGATGAAGAGGATTATCATCTTTTAGCTTCGGCTAGAAAGTTGACATTCACTGAAGAGcaactgctttctgatttttcTGAGATGAATATTGGTCCAGTTAGGGCATTCAACCTTATGAGAAAGATTCGTGGTGGATTTGATAAGGTTGGAGTGACGTCTACTGATTGTAAAAATTTTAAAAGAGATATTAATTTGTTCATTGGAGAGTTTGATGTGGATATGGCTGTCCAACGTCTTATGAAGAAGAAGCTGTATTTGCCGAATTTTTCTTGTGAATTTTATTGTGATGAAAAAGGTGCTCTTGCTGGATTATTTTGGGCTGATGAAGAAATGAAACTGAATTATGAGGTCTTTGGGGATGTTATGTCTTTTGATGCTACGTTCCGTACGAACAG GTATGACTTGGTATTTGTTCCGTTCACTGGAATCGATAATCATCATCACAATGTCACGTTTGCTGGTTCTTTGTTAGCATCTGAAACTGCtgaatcatataaatggcttctTCAAAGTTTTTTGAAGGCTTTTGGTGTTGCACCTAAGGTGGTTGTGACTGATCAGGACGCTGCAATGAAAATTGCCATCCGAGATGTTTTCCCAGATACCAGACATCGTTTGTGTATGTGGCATATAATGATCAAAGTTTCTGAAAAG